In the Gymnogyps californianus isolate 813 chromosome 3, ASM1813914v2, whole genome shotgun sequence genome, one interval contains:
- the CCDC28A gene encoding coiled-coil domain-containing protein 28A yields MEERKIKRRSPKSSTSHPAQVANSKKNSVPVSKSTAFSNPAPQPAVQKTKLKRVIKEKAKPPGGEAKGAQAAPIQHSFLTDVSDVQEMERGLLSLLNDFHSGKLQAFGNECSIEQMEHVRSMQEKLARLNLELYGELEELPEDKRKLASDSNLDRLLSDLEELNSSIQKLHLADAQDIPNSTTG; encoded by the exons atggaagaaaggaaaatcaagagGAGGAGCCCCAAATCATCTACCAGTCACCCTGCTCAGGTTGCTAACTCCAAGAAAAACTCAGTGCCAGTCAGTAAAAGTACAGCCTTTTCAAATCCTGCACCACAGCCTGCAGtacaaaaaacaaagttaaaacg cgtAATAAAAGAGAAAGCCAAACCTCCAGGAGGCGAAGCAAAAGGGGCACAGGCAGCACCAATCCAGCATTCTTTTCTCACAGATGTGTCAGATGTCCAGGAAATGGAAAGGGGACTTCTGAGTCTCCTGAATGACTTCCACTCTGGCAAACTTCAAGCATTTG GAAATGAATGTTCCATAGAGCAGATGGAGCACGTGCGGAGTATGCAGGAGAAACTTGCTCGCCTCAATCTGGAGCTCTACGGGGAGCTGGAAGAACTCCctgaagataaaagaaaactaGCCAGTGACTCCAACCTGGATAGGCTGCTGTCAGAT CTAGAAGAACTGAATTCATCTAT CCAAAAACTACATTTAGCAGATGCTCAAGATATTCCAAATAGCACCACGGGCTGA